In Phacochoerus africanus isolate WHEZ1 chromosome 2, ROS_Pafr_v1, whole genome shotgun sequence, one DNA window encodes the following:
- the GJE1 gene encoding LOW QUALITY PROTEIN: putative gap junction epsilon-1 protein (The sequence of the model RefSeq protein was modified relative to this genomic sequence to represent the inferred CDS: substituted 1 base at 1 genomic stop codon), which translates to MSLTYIKNFYEGCMRPPTVIGQFHTLFFGSVRMFFLGVLGFAVYGNEALHFSCDPDKREINLFCYNQFKPITPQXVFWALQLVIVLVPGAIFHLYAACKSINQECILQKPIYTVIYILSVLLRISLEVVAFWLQIHLFGFQVKPLYLCDAVSLGKKFTIIKCMVPEHFEKTIFLIAMYTFTVITIVLCVAEIFEIILRRYCFLIRQ; encoded by the exons ATGTCTCTAACTTACATCAAAAACTTCTATGAAGGATGT ATGAGGCCTCCCACTGTGATTGGTCAGTTCCACACCCTTTTCTTTGGATCAGTCCGAATGTTCTTCCTTGGAGTGTTAGGCTTTGCAGTCTATGGCAATGAGGCTTTGCACTTCAGTTGTGATCCAGACAAGAGAGAAATTAACCTCTTCTGTTACAATCAGTTCAAGCCAATCACTCCACAATAA GTGTTCTGGGCATTACAACTAGTGATTGTCCTGGTTCCTGGAGCTATTTTCCATCTTTATGCTGCATGTAAAAGTATCAATCAAGAATGCATTCTTCAAAAGCCTATCTACACTGTGATTTATATCCTCTCTGTTTTATTAAGAATTAGTCTAGAAGTGGTAGCATTTTGGCTTCAGATTCACCTCTTTGGTTTCCAAGTAAAACCTCTCTACTTGTGTGATGCTGTGTCTCTTGGGAAAAAATTTACTATTATAAAATGCATGGTGCCAGAACACTTTGAGAAGACTATTTTTCTCATTGCAATGTATACATTTACTGTAATTACGATAGTATTATGTGTTGCTGAGATTTTCGAGATCATATTAAGAAGATATTGCTTTCTAATTAGGCAGTGA